In Streptomyces capitiformicae, one genomic interval encodes:
- a CDS encoding beta-ketoacyl synthase N-terminal-like domain-containing protein: MRFAPIAVVGRGCVLPDAPDPDTFWNNVLTGRMSLTEAPEGRWRLSDTWAVGDPADCTDRTWTRAGGYVRERSEAEAHALSHVPDPTLDKVFHWTSRGAAAALREAGQERLLPRAGLILGNLSFPTTGMAAHAEHIWLREPRELKATASSPDPRNRFMSGLPAHLTAAGLGLGLGGFALDAACASSLYAVGLACRKLYQGQADLMVAGGVNAADDLFLHISFCSLSAMSRSGRSRPFHRHADGLVPAEGAGFVALMRLDDALAADARVFGVIRGVGLSNDGRGGGLLVPSEDGQQRAMRMAYEAAGVAPDSVGLLECHATGTPVGDTVEVRSTARVFAGSRDLPAGSVKSNVGHLITAAGAAGLLKALGALRAGIRPPTLGAEEPLDALSGTPLRLLHEPEEWTGPRRAAISAFGFGGNNAHLIVDAWTGDDSGTPALPPPPRASAATRAEPKPDPIALVAIGARVGNGKDVHDLRQTLLGGDRDDGPRSTVEVALDGLRFPPLDLEQTLAQQLLVLEAAREAAARTTLPKERTMVLVGMGCDPEVARYLARWRIPELMDRSPDLMDRSPDPDRVRTLRDAIQAPQSASAVVGTMPNVVANRISAQLDLSGPGFTVSAEEASGLMALELGVQALRGPDTDAVVVGAVDLSHEPVHRAALAALGQDAPAGDAALVVVLKRLTGARADGDTVIAVLDLEAADEPEGTARQWTVGDVPGGGAAPDHLDPTELFGRPHAATGLLAVVAAALALHHRAVPRPGAPARPALGTRTASAGVTPLGGPGKRIRVHAGDPAPYVAELPRRIHVFSGDSRADVLKALVDGRESRHGPARLALAAAGPDDLAARAEAARKWLAGDGVRPDLTAFHDRPVEGELAFVFAGGSMAYPGMGTDVMLAFPELLAAVAERSGPLDPLVGWAHEGTSSRPRHALDQIWGASVLGQLHARITRTVLGIEPQASLGYSSGESSALAALGAWQDVTGLSAQARRSELFADGVVGELQVPRRAWRRQGVHGTEWASYQVEEPVEKVRAAIGDEPCVHLMVVNAPDSCVFGGEATGCRRVLERLNTTHALHIPYQVAAHVPELEEIRATWRRMHHLPTTDVGVRFYTCATSRWYRASDDAAADAVTEQALGPIDFARTVEQAWTDGVRLFVEHGPRGHCADWIRRVLGDREHIVVSLDAPAGRGITQLLRATVELVAAGVPADTDALYDRLAAARPERHPTGTRLITLPAHPAEVSLPRPDTTSSPEVMPRAPRLPGPARPPAPAPPERHLARTVRTVSAPAVTGPDRAAVGEGHHPVASAHRHFLTVQARVHKEFLASRHRAAAALAARRGTAEHMTAPPPAPPRTPPSAPPKPNPTRANPNPPPAAEKPTGPSFTRADLERLATGPVSAVFGPRFAPQDQYLRQTRMPAPPMLLADRVTGIDAEPGSMGTGTIWTETDVHVDSWYLDPCGRMPAGIMVEAGQADLLLISWLGVDLLNRGERVYRLLGCELTYHGSPPLPGETLRYEIHIDGHGEHGGVRLFFFHYDCYVGDELRLSMRGGQAGFFTDAELARTGGVLWTPENEAPDPTLPFDPPPASSSTTSTPRSFGPDAVRAFAEGRPADCFGPGWELTRAHIRTPRTGDDRMRLLHEIPVLDLFGGPWGRGYLRAETPVSPDDWFFEGHFPDDPCMPGTLMFEGCLQAMAFHLAAAGCTVDRDGWRFEPGRDSSVAMVCRGQVTPDSERLTYEVFVSGLSTGPEPELVADVLCTVDGVKAFHARGVRLRLVPDWPLTHWRHLGPPAVQPTGRPVPPRALAGLNGHHEPTEVAEVDGFRYDYAAMLACAWGKPSEAFGAAYTPFDSARRLARLPGPPFHFMSRVVAVEGPPWVPRAGSAVEVEYDVPDEVWYFEQNGFPAMPLAVLMEVVLQAGGWLASYVGSALDHDADLLFRNLDGTGTVLGEVRPGTRVLRTRTRLLDIAHSGDMIIETFGVECFADDEPVFTLTTVFGFFPPAAFEDQVGLSPSEAERRALTRPCDFSVDLSTRPARYFDGTPGLPGPMLLMLDRVTGWWPDGGRAGLGRLRAEKDVDTDEWFFKAHFFQDPVQPGSLGVQAMYQLLQFYAIESGLGAGLRRPRFEPVLPGRPITWKYRGQVTPRTKKITIELEITEMGETEHGRHAVADGWLWADGTRIYHVTNLGLGLTEDDRP, translated from the coding sequence ATGCGTTTCGCACCGATCGCCGTCGTCGGGCGGGGCTGCGTCCTCCCGGACGCCCCGGACCCCGACACCTTCTGGAACAACGTCCTGACCGGCCGGATGAGCCTGACCGAGGCACCGGAGGGCCGCTGGCGGCTGTCCGACACCTGGGCGGTCGGCGACCCGGCCGACTGCACCGACCGGACCTGGACCCGGGCCGGCGGCTACGTCAGGGAACGCTCCGAAGCCGAAGCCCACGCCCTCTCGCACGTGCCCGACCCCACCCTCGACAAGGTCTTCCACTGGACGTCACGCGGCGCCGCCGCCGCGCTGCGCGAGGCGGGCCAGGAGCGCCTCCTGCCCCGCGCCGGACTGATACTGGGCAACCTGTCGTTCCCCACGACCGGCATGGCGGCCCACGCCGAGCACATCTGGCTGCGTGAACCACGTGAGCTGAAGGCGACCGCCTCGAGTCCCGACCCCCGCAACCGCTTCATGTCCGGCCTCCCCGCCCATCTCACCGCCGCCGGACTCGGCCTCGGCCTCGGTGGCTTCGCCCTCGACGCGGCCTGCGCCTCCTCGCTCTACGCGGTGGGACTCGCCTGCCGAAAGCTGTACCAGGGCCAGGCCGATCTGATGGTGGCCGGCGGGGTCAACGCCGCCGACGACCTCTTCCTCCACATCAGCTTCTGCAGCCTGTCGGCGATGAGCCGCAGCGGGCGGAGCCGCCCCTTCCACCGGCACGCCGACGGGCTGGTGCCCGCCGAGGGCGCGGGCTTCGTGGCCCTGATGCGCCTGGACGACGCGCTCGCCGCCGACGCCCGGGTGTTCGGGGTGATCCGCGGCGTGGGTCTGTCCAACGACGGCCGGGGCGGCGGCCTGCTCGTACCCTCGGAGGACGGCCAGCAGCGGGCCATGCGGATGGCGTACGAAGCCGCGGGCGTGGCTCCCGACAGCGTCGGCCTGCTCGAATGCCACGCCACGGGCACGCCCGTCGGCGACACGGTGGAGGTGCGGAGCACGGCCCGTGTGTTCGCGGGGTCGCGTGACCTGCCGGCCGGGTCGGTCAAGTCCAACGTCGGCCACCTGATCACCGCCGCCGGCGCGGCCGGGCTGCTCAAGGCCCTCGGCGCGCTCCGCGCCGGGATCCGTCCCCCCACGCTCGGCGCCGAGGAACCCCTCGACGCGCTCTCGGGAACCCCGCTCCGGCTGCTCCACGAGCCCGAGGAGTGGACCGGACCGCGCCGCGCGGCCATCAGCGCCTTCGGCTTCGGCGGCAACAACGCCCACCTGATCGTCGACGCCTGGACCGGCGACGACTCGGGCACCCCGGCCCTCCCGCCCCCGCCGCGAGCCTCGGCGGCCACCCGAGCGGAGCCGAAGCCGGATCCCATCGCCCTCGTCGCGATCGGCGCACGGGTGGGCAACGGCAAGGACGTGCACGACCTGAGGCAGACGCTGCTCGGCGGTGACCGCGACGACGGTCCCCGCTCCACCGTCGAAGTGGCCCTGGACGGACTGCGGTTCCCCCCACTGGATCTGGAACAGACCCTCGCTCAGCAGCTCCTGGTACTCGAAGCGGCACGCGAGGCCGCCGCCCGGACCACCCTGCCCAAGGAGCGGACCATGGTGCTCGTCGGCATGGGCTGCGATCCCGAAGTGGCCCGGTACCTCGCCCGCTGGCGTATCCCCGAGCTGATGGACCGGAGCCCGGACCTGATGGACCGGAGCCCGGACCCCGATCGTGTACGAACCCTTCGGGACGCGATTCAGGCCCCCCAGTCCGCGTCTGCCGTCGTCGGAACCATGCCCAACGTGGTCGCCAACCGGATCAGCGCCCAGCTCGACCTCAGCGGCCCCGGTTTCACGGTGAGCGCCGAGGAGGCCTCCGGCCTGATGGCACTCGAACTCGGCGTCCAGGCTCTGCGGGGTCCCGACACCGACGCCGTGGTGGTCGGCGCGGTCGACCTCTCCCACGAGCCCGTCCACCGGGCGGCGCTGGCCGCGCTCGGCCAGGACGCCCCGGCCGGGGACGCGGCACTCGTCGTCGTACTCAAGCGGCTCACCGGCGCCCGCGCGGACGGCGACACCGTGATCGCCGTCCTGGACTTGGAGGCGGCGGACGAGCCCGAAGGCACGGCCCGGCAGTGGACGGTGGGGGATGTGCCGGGCGGGGGCGCCGCCCCGGACCACCTCGACCCGACCGAGCTGTTCGGGCGCCCCCACGCCGCCACCGGACTCCTCGCCGTCGTGGCCGCCGCGTTGGCTCTGCACCACCGGGCCGTTCCCCGCCCCGGCGCCCCGGCCCGGCCGGCCCTGGGCACGCGGACGGCCTCGGCCGGGGTCACGCCACTGGGCGGGCCGGGCAAGCGGATACGGGTACACGCCGGCGACCCGGCCCCGTACGTCGCCGAACTCCCCCGGAGGATCCATGTGTTCTCCGGAGACAGCCGCGCCGATGTCCTCAAGGCGCTGGTGGACGGCCGGGAGTCACGGCACGGACCGGCCAGGCTCGCGCTGGCCGCCGCCGGCCCCGACGACCTCGCGGCCCGTGCCGAGGCGGCCCGGAAGTGGCTCGCGGGCGACGGCGTTCGGCCGGACCTCACGGCCTTCCACGACCGGCCCGTGGAAGGGGAGCTGGCCTTCGTCTTCGCCGGGGGTTCGATGGCGTACCCGGGCATGGGGACGGACGTCATGCTGGCCTTCCCGGAGCTGCTCGCCGCCGTGGCGGAACGCAGCGGCCCGCTGGACCCCCTGGTGGGCTGGGCCCACGAGGGCACGAGCTCACGGCCCCGGCACGCGCTGGACCAGATCTGGGGTGCCTCCGTACTGGGCCAACTGCACGCCCGTATCACCCGTACGGTGCTGGGCATCGAGCCGCAGGCATCGCTGGGCTACTCCTCCGGCGAGTCCAGCGCGCTGGCCGCACTGGGCGCCTGGCAGGACGTCACCGGTCTGTCGGCCCAGGCCCGGCGCTCGGAGCTGTTCGCGGACGGTGTCGTCGGCGAGCTGCAGGTGCCGCGCCGTGCCTGGCGCCGACAGGGTGTACACGGGACCGAGTGGGCGAGTTACCAGGTCGAGGAACCGGTGGAGAAGGTACGGGCCGCCATCGGTGACGAGCCGTGCGTGCACCTCATGGTGGTCAACGCCCCTGACTCGTGTGTGTTCGGCGGCGAGGCGACCGGCTGCCGGCGGGTCCTGGAACGGCTGAACACCACCCATGCGCTCCACATCCCCTACCAAGTCGCCGCTCACGTACCGGAGTTGGAGGAGATCCGCGCCACCTGGCGGCGTATGCACCATCTGCCCACGACGGACGTGGGCGTCCGCTTCTACACCTGCGCCACCTCCCGCTGGTACCGCGCGAGCGACGACGCGGCCGCCGACGCCGTGACGGAACAGGCCCTCGGGCCCATCGACTTCGCGCGGACCGTCGAACAGGCGTGGACGGACGGTGTCCGGCTCTTCGTGGAACACGGCCCTCGCGGTCACTGCGCCGACTGGATCCGCCGGGTCCTGGGCGACCGCGAGCACATCGTGGTGTCCCTGGACGCGCCCGCCGGGCGGGGAATCACCCAACTGCTGCGCGCCACCGTCGAACTCGTGGCGGCGGGAGTCCCGGCGGACACCGATGCGCTGTACGACCGTCTGGCCGCCGCCCGGCCCGAACGGCACCCCACCGGCACCCGCCTGATCACTCTGCCCGCCCACCCGGCCGAGGTGAGCCTGCCCCGCCCCGACACCACATCGTCCCCCGAGGTCATGCCCCGCGCGCCCCGGCTGCCCGGCCCGGCCAGGCCGCCCGCCCCCGCGCCCCCGGAGCGACACCTGGCGCGTACCGTCCGTACCGTCTCCGCTCCGGCGGTCACCGGTCCGGACCGGGCGGCGGTGGGGGAAGGACATCACCCCGTGGCATCGGCCCACCGGCACTTCCTCACCGTCCAGGCCCGGGTCCACAAGGAGTTCCTGGCGTCCCGCCACCGTGCGGCGGCAGCCCTGGCGGCACGCCGCGGCACCGCCGAGCACATGACCGCCCCACCGCCCGCCCCACCACGCACCCCACCGTCCGCCCCACCGAAACCGAATCCGACTCGCGCGAACCCGAACCCGCCTCCCGCCGCCGAGAAGCCCACCGGCCCCTCCTTCACCCGAGCCGACCTGGAGCGCCTGGCCACCGGCCCCGTGTCCGCCGTGTTCGGCCCCCGCTTCGCCCCTCAGGACCAGTACCTCCGGCAGACCCGTATGCCCGCCCCGCCGATGCTGCTGGCGGACCGTGTCACGGGCATCGACGCCGAGCCGGGTTCCATGGGGACCGGCACCATCTGGACCGAGACCGATGTCCACGTCGACAGCTGGTACCTCGACCCCTGCGGACGCATGCCCGCCGGCATCATGGTCGAGGCGGGGCAGGCCGATCTGCTGCTGATCAGCTGGCTGGGCGTCGACCTGCTGAACCGGGGTGAGCGCGTGTACCGCCTCCTGGGCTGCGAGTTGACGTACCACGGCAGCCCGCCCCTCCCGGGCGAGACTCTCCGCTACGAGATCCACATCGACGGTCACGGTGAGCACGGCGGCGTACGGCTCTTCTTCTTCCACTACGACTGCTACGTCGGGGACGAACTCCGGCTGAGCATGCGGGGCGGCCAGGCGGGCTTCTTCACCGACGCCGAACTCGCCCGTACCGGCGGGGTGTTGTGGACGCCGGAGAACGAAGCCCCCGACCCGACACTGCCGTTCGATCCACCGCCCGCGTCCTCCTCCACCACGTCCACTCCCCGGTCCTTCGGGCCCGACGCCGTGCGGGCCTTCGCCGAGGGGCGCCCGGCCGACTGCTTCGGCCCCGGCTGGGAACTCACCCGCGCCCACATCCGCACACCCCGCACCGGCGACGACCGGATGCGGCTCCTGCACGAGATACCGGTCCTCGACCTCTTCGGCGGCCCCTGGGGCCGCGGTTACCTCCGCGCCGAGACCCCCGTCTCACCCGACGACTGGTTCTTCGAGGGCCACTTCCCCGACGACCCCTGTATGCCGGGCACCCTCATGTTCGAGGGCTGTCTGCAGGCCATGGCCTTCCACCTCGCCGCCGCCGGATGCACGGTCGACCGCGACGGCTGGCGCTTCGAACCGGGCCGGGACAGCTCGGTGGCGATGGTGTGCCGAGGCCAGGTCACCCCCGACAGCGAGCGGCTGACGTACGAGGTCTTCGTGTCGGGTCTGTCCACGGGCCCCGAGCCGGAACTCGTGGCGGACGTGCTCTGCACGGTCGACGGGGTGAAGGCCTTCCACGCCCGAGGTGTCCGGCTGCGCCTGGTCCCCGACTGGCCGCTGACCCACTGGCGGCACCTCGGGCCCCCGGCGGTCCAGCCCACCGGACGACCGGTGCCGCCCCGGGCGCTCGCCGGGCTGAACGGCCACCATGAGCCCACCGAGGTCGCCGAGGTCGACGGCTTCCGCTACGACTACGCCGCCATGCTCGCCTGCGCCTGGGGCAAGCCGAGTGAGGCGTTCGGCGCCGCGTACACCCCCTTCGACAGCGCCCGCAGGCTGGCCCGGCTGCCGGGGCCGCCGTTCCACTTCATGAGCCGGGTCGTCGCCGTGGAGGGCCCGCCCTGGGTCCCCCGCGCCGGGAGCGCCGTCGAGGTCGAGTACGACGTGCCCGACGAGGTCTGGTACTTCGAGCAGAACGGCTTCCCCGCGATGCCGCTCGCGGTGCTCATGGAGGTCGTCCTGCAGGCAGGCGGCTGGCTGGCCTCGTATGTCGGCAGCGCGCTGGACCACGACGCCGATCTGCTGTTCCGCAACCTCGACGGCACGGGCACGGTACTGGGCGAGGTCCGCCCCGGAACGCGGGTGCTGCGCACCCGGACCCGGCTGCTCGACATCGCGCACAGCGGCGACATGATCATCGAGACGTTCGGTGTGGAGTGCTTCGCCGACGACGAGCCGGTGTTCACCCTCACGACGGTGTTCGGTTTCTTCCCGCCGGCGGCGTTCGAGGACCAGGTCGGGCTGTCGCCGTCCGAAGCCGAACGGCGCGCTCTGACGCGGCCGTGCGACTTCTCCGTCGACCTCTCCACCCGTCCCGCGCGGTACTTCGACGGCACGCCCGGTCTGCCGGGCCCCATGCTGCTGATGCTCGACCGGGTCACCGGCTGGTGGCCGGACGGCGGACGCGCCGGGCTCGGCCGCCTGCGGGCGGAGAAGGACGTGGACACCGACGAGTGGTTCTTCAAGGCCCACTTCTTCCAGGACCCGGTCCAGCCCGGCTCGCTCGGTGTGCAGGCGATGTACCAACTCCTGCAGTTCTACGCCATCGAGAGCGGCCTCGGTGCCGGACTGCGGCGGCCCCGCTTCGAACCGGTGCTCCCGGGCCGGCCGATCACCTGGAAGTACCGCGGCCAGGTGACCCCGCGCACCAAGAAGATCACCATCGAGCTGGAGATCACGGAGATGGGCGAGACCGAACACGGTCGCCACGCCGTCGCCGACGGATGGTTGTGGGCGGACGGCACCCGCATCTACCACGTGACGAACCTGGGCCTGGGGCTGACCGAGGACGACCGGCCCTGA